In Candidatus Krumholzibacteriia bacterium, a single window of DNA contains:
- the hutU gene encoding urocanate hydratase, with product MSTIRNVRAPRGTDLSCKGWVQEAAYRMIQNNLDPDNAEIPEQLVVYGGRGKAARDWASFDAILASLRDLENDQTLLVQSGKPVAVMPSHPDAPRVLIANSLLVPRWATWEHFDELDRKGLMMYGQMTAGSWIYIGTQGILQGTYETFAACARAQGWEDLRGKLVLTGGLGGMGGAQPLSVTMNEGVALCVEVDPHRIERRLETRYLMDSTDDLDEALRRCREAQREGRPYSVGLLGNCADVVPELLRRGEEIDIATDQTSAHDPLLGYVPNGMGLAEAGALRERDPEAYKRESMRSMREHCEAMVGLQKAGSIVFDYGNNLRGMAQDAGYDEAFAYPGFVPAYIRDLFCEGKGPFRWVALSGDEADIAATDEVILELFGDEEPHLRRWIEMAREQVAFQALPARICWLGYGQRARAGLAFNELVRNGRVKAPIVIGRDHLDSGSVASPYRETESMRDGSDAVADWPILNALINAVNGASWVSVHHGGGVGMGLSIHAGQVIVADGTDAAARRLERVLTTDPLMGVARHYDAGYEGAVDFAARNDLHMPMPAPRAGE from the coding sequence ATGTCGACCATCCGCAACGTGCGTGCTCCGCGTGGAACCGATCTCAGCTGCAAGGGCTGGGTGCAGGAAGCCGCCTACCGCATGATCCAGAACAACCTCGACCCCGACAACGCCGAGATCCCCGAGCAGCTCGTGGTGTACGGCGGCCGCGGCAAGGCCGCGCGCGACTGGGCGAGCTTCGACGCGATCCTCGCCAGCCTGCGCGATCTCGAGAACGACCAGACCCTGCTCGTGCAGAGCGGCAAGCCGGTGGCGGTGATGCCGAGTCATCCCGACGCCCCGCGGGTGCTCATCGCCAACAGTCTGCTCGTGCCACGCTGGGCCACGTGGGAGCACTTCGACGAACTCGATCGCAAGGGCCTGATGATGTACGGCCAGATGACCGCCGGCTCGTGGATCTACATCGGCACGCAGGGGATCCTGCAGGGCACCTACGAGACCTTCGCCGCCTGTGCGCGAGCGCAGGGTTGGGAGGACCTCCGCGGCAAGCTCGTGCTGACGGGTGGACTCGGCGGCATGGGTGGCGCTCAGCCGCTGTCGGTGACCATGAACGAGGGCGTGGCCCTGTGCGTGGAGGTCGACCCGCACCGCATCGAGCGCCGCCTCGAGACCCGCTACCTCATGGACTCCACGGACGACCTCGACGAGGCCCTGCGGCGCTGCCGCGAGGCCCAGCGCGAGGGACGTCCCTACAGCGTCGGTCTGCTCGGCAACTGCGCCGACGTCGTGCCCGAACTGCTGCGTCGCGGCGAGGAGATCGACATCGCCACCGACCAGACGAGTGCGCACGACCCACTGCTCGGATACGTTCCGAACGGCATGGGCCTCGCCGAGGCGGGGGCGCTGCGCGAACGCGATCCCGAGGCCTACAAGCGCGAGTCGATGCGTTCCATGCGGGAACACTGCGAGGCCATGGTCGGTCTGCAGAAGGCCGGCAGCATCGTCTTCGACTACGGCAACAACCTGCGCGGCATGGCCCAGGACGCGGGCTACGACGAGGCCTTCGCCTACCCCGGCTTCGTGCCCGCCTACATCCGCGACCTCTTCTGCGAGGGCAAGGGACCCTTCCGCTGGGTGGCGCTGAGCGGCGACGAGGCCGACATCGCCGCCACCGATGAAGTGATCCTAGAACTCTTCGGCGACGAGGAACCGCATCTGCGCCGGTGGATCGAGATGGCGCGGGAGCAGGTCGCCTTCCAGGCGTTGCCCGCGCGGATCTGCTGGCTCGGATACGGCCAGCGCGCGCGCGCCGGGTTGGCCTTCAACGAGCTGGTCCGCAACGGCAGGGTGAAGGCGCCGATCGTGATCGGTCGGGATCATCTCGACAGTGGTTCGGTGGCCAGCCCCTACCGCGAGACCGAGAGCATGCGCGACGGTAGTGACGCCGTGGCCGACTGGCCGATCCTCAACGCCCTGATCAATGCGGTGAACGGTGCGAGCTGGGTGAGCGTGCACCACGGGGGTGGGGTCGGCATGGGTCTGTCGATCCACGCCGGTCAGGTGATCGTGGCCGACGGCACCGACGCCGCAGCGCGGCGCCTGGAACGCGTGCTCACCACCGATCCGCTGATGGGGGTGGCGCGGCACTACGACGCCGGCTACGAAGGTGCGGTGGACTTCGCCGCACGAAACGATCTGCACATGCCGATGCCCGCACCGCGGGCGGGAGAGTGA